TACCGTAGAAGCCTCTAATTTTTCCTATTGAATAAGGTCTATTATAATCTAAATAGTATCTTTTTCCATCAAACTCAATTGTTGGAACAGGAAGGAATTTTTCAAGCTCTTTTTTAACACCTACTGGACCTGCGCCAGGTCCTCCTCCACCATGCGGTGTAGAAAACGTTTTATGTGTATTTATATGAGCTATATCAAAACCCATATCGCCTGGTCTAGCCTTACCTAAAATAGCATTTAAGTTTGCTCCATCATAATAAACTAACCCGCCTACACCATGAATTACTTCAGCTATCTCAAGAATGTTATTTTCGAAAACTCCAAGTGTATTTGGGTTTGTTAGCATTAATCCTGCTGTATGTTCACTAACAACAGTTTTTAAAGCTTTTAAATCAACTGTTCCATCTTCAGCTGATGGAACAACAACTGTTTTAAATCCAGCCATAGTTGTATTAGCTGGGTTTGTTCCATGAGCTGAATCAGGAACTATAATTTCAGTTCTTTTATCAAGTTCTCCATTTAAAGCGTGGTAAGCCCTCATAATCATTACTCCAACATATTCCCCATGAGCTCCAGCTGAAGGTTGAAGAGAAACTTTATCCATTCCTAGAATTTCAGCAAAATAATTTGAAAGTTCATAAAGAATTTGAAGAATTCCTTGAGTAAGTTCTTCGTCTTGATATGGATGAAGATCCCTAAGTTTATGGGTATTAACTACAACATCAGTTATTTTAGGGGTATACTTCATTGTACAGCTTCCAAGCGGATAAATACCTAAATCAACACCATAGTTTTGTTGAGAAAGCCTGGTATAATGTCTTACCACTTCAACTTCTGAAACTTCAGGAAGTTCAGGAGGTTTCTCTCTAAGCAAGCTTTTTGGAATAGAATCAACAACATTTCCTGCAACTTCTTTCTCTTCCTTTGTAGGCTCCGGAAGTGTAAAACCAATTTTTCCAGGTTTAGATCTTTCAAATATTAATGGTTCATTCCATCTAGCTTGTCTGAAACTCATATTTTACACCTCTAAAACTTTTTTTAGTGAATTTACTAGTTTATCCACATCCTCTTTTAAGTGAACTTCAGTAACACAGTACAGTGCTGTTTCTCCAAGCTCTGGGAACTCATTTTTAATAATTTTTCCACCATGAACACCTTCTTTTAAAAGTTTTTTATGAACTTCCAAAACAGTTTTTCCTGTTTCATCAAAATTTACTGTAAATTCTTTAAAGTGAGATGCTTTAAATAATGGAACTTTCACTCCAGGTATTTCTTTAAGCTTTTTCATAGCGTAAATAGCTTTAGTCATAATTATTTCTCCTAAACGTTTTAATCCTCTAGGTCCAAGAAGAGAAAGATAAACTGCTGCAGCTACAGCACATAAAGCCTCATTAGTGCATATGCTTGAAGTAGCTTTTTCTCGCCTTATATATTGCTCTCTAGTTTGTAAAGCCATACAAAAAGCTCTTTGATTTTGTTTTTTAGTTGTTGTTAACCCTATTATACGGCCAGGCATTTGCCTAACGAATTCCTCTTTGCAAGCAAATATCCCTAATAGAGGACCACCATAATTCATACTATTCCCTAAAGGTTGCCCTTCTCCAACAACTATATCTGCGCCATAATCCGCTGGAGCTTTTAGCAACCCTAAAGAAGTTGGATCAACCCCAACAATATAAAGAGCTCCATTTTCATGAGCTATTTCTCCTATTTCCTTTACTTTTTCTTCCAAAAATCCAAGGTAAGATGGATTTTCAATGTAAATTCCAGCAGTATTTTTTGAAATCTTAGTTTTTAAGTCTTCAAGGTTTATTTGTCCCGTTTCTTTATCCTGTTTTACTTCAATAATCTTCATTTTAGCCGGTTCACTCATAAGCTTAAGCACAGCTTTTCTTTCTGGATGAATAAAATATGGAATAATGAATTCTGTTTTTTTAGTTAATCTAGCTGCCATTAACGCTGCTTCTCCGAGGCTTGTAGCCCAGTCGTACATAGAAGCATTAGCCACATCCATTCCAGTTAATTCGCAAATCATGCTTTGATACTCAAACTGAGCTTGAAGGATTCCTTGAGAAACTTCAGCTTGATAAGGTGTGTACGAAGTTAAAAATTCTGCTCTTCCAATAATAGTATCAACAACAGCAGGCACATAATGAGGCCAGACTCCAGCACCTAGAAATGTTGGAATATCCATGCTAGAGACATTCTTCTCTAAAAGTTTAGCAATTCTTCTTTTAACTTCAACCTCTGAAAATGGTCCTGGAATATTTAATTTCCCCTTAAATTTAACTTTTTCTGGAATATCCGTAAATAATTCATCAATAGTTTTTAGTCCTAATTCTTTAAGCATTTCAACTTCTATTTCTTCAACGCCGGTTGGTAGGTAAGGATGCGTTTTTAATTTAATTTTTTATCCCCCCACTTTAATGCTGCGCTTTTATTTTTGAGTAGGTAAACTTTGAAGTTATATTAAAATTTTTTCAACATTTCAAGTTAGAGAAAACAAGAATAAGTATGAAAATCTTTTAAGCTTAAACTATTTTAATCCATATATAAGGAAAATTTAAGGTAGGTAAAATTGACAATGAAATACTATACAAAAGAGGATGTTGTTGGAAAAGAAGTCATTGAAACTGAAGCAAAAAAAGTAGGTGTAGTTAAAGATTTAGCTTTCTCAACAGAAGGGAAAATAGCTTTAATCTTGGATAAAATTGATGAAAAAGGAGAATTTCAAGAAGCTCTTCTTCCTTTTGATAAAATCTTGAAAATAGGTGATGTAATCTTAATTAAATCTGTAAGCGATCTAGAAGCTTTTTTAACACCTGGAAAAGTTTGCCCTAATTGTAAAACAAGAAATCAAGTGAATGCCAAATACTGCGTTAAATGCGGTGTAACACTACAGAAAAAGGAAAAAAGATTATGAAGCCGCAGTATATAGACCCTTCGGTTTATCTAGATAAGGAAGTTGAGTTGCATGAAGGATGCCGTATAGAAGCAGGTTCAAAACTTTTTCATAGAGTTAAACTTTCAAACAATGTTTGGATAAGCTTTAACACAATAATTTTTGGTCCAGTTAAAATTGGAGAAGGAACCTATATTGGACCTAATTGCATAATAGGATACCCTAAAAGAAGAAACTTAAAAACTGAAATTAAAAAGAAGCTTTTTGAGGAAGATTCAGAAAATGTAATTGTTATTGGGAAAAACTGTATAATAAGAAGCGGCTGTATTATTTACGCTGGTGTTAAAATAGGTAATGA
This region of Candidatus Bathyarchaeota archaeon genomic DNA includes:
- a CDS encoding PRC-barrel domain-containing protein — protein: MTMKYYTKEDVVGKEVIETEAKKVGVVKDLAFSTEGKIALILDKIDEKGEFQEALLPFDKILKIGDVILIKSVSDLEAFLTPGKVCPNCKTRNQVNAKYCVKCGVTLQKKEKRL
- the gcvPA gene encoding aminomethyl-transferring glycine dehydrogenase subunit GcvPA, with amino-acid sequence MLKELGLKTIDELFTDIPEKVKFKGKLNIPGPFSEVEVKRRIAKLLEKNVSSMDIPTFLGAGVWPHYVPAVVDTIIGRAEFLTSYTPYQAEVSQGILQAQFEYQSMICELTGMDVANASMYDWATSLGEAALMAARLTKKTEFIIPYFIHPERKAVLKLMSEPAKMKIIEVKQDKETGQINLEDLKTKISKNTAGIYIENPSYLGFLEEKVKEIGEIAHENGALYIVGVDPTSLGLLKAPADYGADIVVGEGQPLGNSMNYGGPLLGIFACKEEFVRQMPGRIIGLTTTKKQNQRAFCMALQTREQYIRREKATSSICTNEALCAVAAAVYLSLLGPRGLKRLGEIIMTKAIYAMKKLKEIPGVKVPLFKASHFKEFTVNFDETGKTVLEVHKKLLKEGVHGGKIIKNEFPELGETALYCVTEVHLKEDVDKLVNSLKKVLEV
- the gcvPB gene encoding aminomethyl-transferring glycine dehydrogenase subunit GcvPB; the encoded protein is MSFRQARWNEPLIFERSKPGKIGFTLPEPTKEEKEVAGNVVDSIPKSLLREKPPELPEVSEVEVVRHYTRLSQQNYGVDLGIYPLGSCTMKYTPKITDVVVNTHKLRDLHPYQDEELTQGILQILYELSNYFAEILGMDKVSLQPSAGAHGEYVGVMIMRAYHALNGELDKRTEIIVPDSAHGTNPANTTMAGFKTVVVPSAEDGTVDLKALKTVVSEHTAGLMLTNPNTLGVFENNILEIAEVIHGVGGLVYYDGANLNAILGKARPGDMGFDIAHINTHKTFSTPHGGGGPGAGPVGVKKELEKFLPVPTIEFDGKRYYLDYNRPYSIGKIRGFYGNIAVLVRAYAYILLMGAEGLERVAELSVLNANYVIRKVLKARGYTLPYKSENLRKHEGVISAKQMMDETGVRALNVSKMLLDLGVHAPTNYFPLIVPEALMIEPTETESKETLDELINAFIKVSEEAYSNPKVVLEAPVNTTVDMVDDVKASHPKTMRLSWRMLKKYGEAK